GTAAGGGGTTGCCAAAAATGATCACTTTTCCTAAACCTGATGTTGAGCAATTTTTACGAACCTTTTCCATTGCTGATTTTGCTGTAAGTCCAGATGAAAAACATCTGGTTTTCAGTACCAATTTGAGCGGCAAGTATAATTTATGGGGAATGGATTTGCCAAACTCTTTTCCATATCCGCTTACATCCATTGATCAGAGCTGCCAAGAGCTGATATATGATAAGAAGAGCCGGTTTATAATTGCTGGTTTCGATCAAGACGGCAATGAAAATACCCAGTTTTACGGGGTTCCTTTGAATGGCGGGACAATGAAGGAAATCGTCCATCATGAAAATACACGTAATTTCATGCCAAAATTATCGAATGACAGTAAAAAGCTCTATTACACGACATCCAGAGGAAATCCTTCCTTTCTGAATTCCTATTGTTTAGATTTAGAATCAGGACAGGAGAGGCTGGTACTGGAGGGGAAAGGCGCAGCGACCTATTTATTTGGCTTCAGCCCAGATGAAGAAACCTTACTTTACTATAAACACTTTGCTAATACATATACCCTTCTCTATGCAAAAAAAGGGAACGAAGATATCCTGCTCACTCCGCCCTCTGAGAAACAACACACAGTGAATGATGGTGTTTTTGTTTCGGATTCGATGATATATTTATTGACTGATTATGATTCGGACTTTACCTATTTGGCTTCATACAATCTTGAAACAAACAAATTCAGTAAAGTTAAAGAATTGGAGAATGAGAGTTTTACTGCCATTAAATATAGTAAAGAGAACCAACTATTATATATAACCAGTCAAAAGGGTGTAGAGGATCAATTATATGAATTCAATCTGCAAAATGAAGGCTGGAGAAATATTCCCGTCCCGTGCAGCGTCATTAATAAACTTGAGGTTGCTTCATCTGGCACGCTTTACTTATTTGGCATGAGCGCAACAAAGCCTCATAATATCTATAAAAAAACAGGTGATGAGTGGGTATTATTAACTAAATATACTGTTCCTGGCGTCGATTCCAATGAATTGGTTGAACCGGACATCATTAAATACCCTTCCTTTGATGGCCTGGAGATCGAATCGTTATTTTTTAGGGCAAAAAGGGAAAACGACAATGGTGAAGTCATTTTTTGGCCACATGGAGGTCCTCAAGCGGCAGAACGGAAGTCCTTTAGGGCATCATTTCAATTTTTCCTAAATCACGGTTACAGTATTTTTGCGCCAAACTTCCGCGGTTCTACTGGATATGGTTTGGAATTCACGAAAATGGTTGAGGGAGATTGGGGA
The DNA window shown above is from Peribacillus sp. FSL P2-0133 and carries:
- a CDS encoding S9 family peptidase → MITFPKPDVEQFLRTFSIADFAVSPDEKHLVFSTNLSGKYNLWGMDLPNSFPYPLTSIDQSCQELIYDKKSRFIIAGFDQDGNENTQFYGVPLNGGTMKEIVHHENTRNFMPKLSNDSKKLYYTTSRGNPSFLNSYCLDLESGQERLVLEGKGAATYLFGFSPDEETLLYYKHFANTYTLLYAKKGNEDILLTPPSEKQHTVNDGVFVSDSMIYLLTDYDSDFTYLASYNLETNKFSKVKELENESFTAIKYSKENQLLYITSQKGVEDQLYEFNLQNEGWRNIPVPCSVINKLEVASSGTLYLFGMSATKPHNIYKKTGDEWVLLTKYTVPGVDSNELVEPDIIKYPSFDGLEIESLFFRAKRENDNGEVIFWPHGGPQAAERKSFRASFQFFLNHGYSIFAPNFRGSTGYGLEFTKMVEGDWGNGPRLDNVAGLDWLINQGHAQKGNILLMGGSFGGYMALLLHGRHADYFKAVVDIFGPSNLFSFINSVPEDWKPVMDQWVGNPEKDKEKLIEFSPITYLESMIKPMLVIQGANDPRVVKAESDQIVRALKDKGRDVDYMLLEDEGHGFSKKENEIAVYQKILTFLKRFTAITEKV